Proteins encoded by one window of Pseudonocardia sp. HH130629-09:
- a CDS encoding DUF3099 domain-containing protein: MSYEEELEIRKRRYKWTMGMRIPCLVLAGVFYTYPWVAVTLLVISVPLPWMAVLIANDRLPRKAEKPNRHRQGHRAIEARPHPVIDQADEPPPGDGPTTDDEQPTGTAGGGTTSTR; the protein is encoded by the coding sequence ATGTCCTACGAAGAGGAACTGGAGATCCGCAAGCGGCGCTACAAGTGGACGATGGGCATGCGGATCCCGTGCTTGGTCCTCGCCGGCGTCTTCTACACCTACCCGTGGGTCGCGGTGACCCTGCTCGTGATCTCCGTGCCGCTGCCGTGGATGGCGGTGCTGATCGCGAACGACCGGCTGCCACGCAAGGCCGAGAAGCCCAACCGGCACCGCCAGGGGCACCGGGCCATCGAGGCCCGCCCGCACCCGGTGATCGACCAGGCGGACGAGCCACCGCCCGGTGACGGGCCCACGACGGACGACGAGCAGCCCACGGGCACGGCGGGCGGCGGCACCACCTCCACGCGCTGA
- a CDS encoding alpha/beta fold hydrolase produces MATFGIAGATLDFDVRDEPGAPAVVALHGLTSSRRRETLMRLDIASRVEGIRLLRYDARGHGRSGGTTDPADYRWPALARDLLGLLDHVLPGERVHGVGPSMGAGTLLHAALADPGRFASLTLMLPPTAWETRRARARDYERSALAVEAAGIGALDAGADDADLPPAARGRPRTEPDVRADLLPAILRGAAATDLPAPEELERITVPVQILAWTVDPGHPESTAQTLRERLPAAGLSIAATPDDVVWWSRLLAARLRRWESLDPTVDGPADVREAPRGRPRRERTGVSPWRGRWFDSG; encoded by the coding sequence CGGGATCGCCGGGGCGACGCTGGACTTCGACGTACGCGACGAACCCGGCGCTCCGGCGGTGGTGGCGCTGCACGGCCTCACCTCCAGCCGCCGCCGCGAGACCTTGATGCGGCTCGACATCGCCTCCCGGGTCGAGGGCATCCGGCTGCTGCGCTACGACGCGCGCGGCCACGGCCGCTCCGGTGGCACCACCGACCCCGCCGACTACCGGTGGCCCGCGCTGGCCCGGGACCTGCTGGGGCTGCTCGACCACGTCCTGCCCGGCGAGCGGGTGCACGGGGTCGGACCGTCGATGGGCGCCGGGACGCTGCTGCACGCCGCACTGGCCGACCCGGGCCGGTTCGCCAGCCTCACCCTGATGCTGCCGCCGACGGCCTGGGAGACCCGGCGCGCCCGGGCCCGCGACTACGAGCGCTCCGCGCTGGCCGTGGAGGCCGCCGGCATCGGGGCGCTCGACGCCGGCGCCGACGACGCGGATCTCCCCCCGGCCGCCCGGGGCCGCCCGCGGACCGAGCCCGACGTGCGCGCCGACCTGCTCCCGGCCATCCTGCGCGGCGCGGCTGCCACCGACCTCCCCGCACCGGAGGAGCTGGAGCGGATCACGGTGCCGGTGCAGATCCTGGCCTGGACCGTGGACCCGGGGCATCCGGAGTCCACCGCACAGACCCTGCGGGAGCGGCTGCCCGCGGCCGGGCTGTCGATCGCTGCGACCCCGGACGACGTCGTGTGGTGGTCGCGGCTGCTCGCTGCGCGGCTGCGCCGCTGGGAGTCGTTGGATCCCACCGTCGACGGACCCGCGGATGTGCGCGAGGCGCCCCGCGGGCGCCCGCGCAGAGAACGCACAGGGGTGTCACCATGGAGAGGGAGGTGGTTCGACAGTGGCTGA